The following are from one region of the Cyanobium sp. ATX 6F1 genome:
- a CDS encoding galactose mutarotase has protein sequence MPLSQRAEPYPHWTYTHPATGDQLLLVPERGGLVTGWSSAGRERLYFDAARFADPALSVRGGIPVLFPICGGLPDHPLPQHGFARDRPWSLALLEDGEGVRLQLCDDPSTLALFPHPFRLSLEVRPQSAALEIRVRVENPGDQPLPFSFGLHPYFQVTSLEEARIEGLPEQVVNQLTMEPATSAELLEGLPQGVDLLAAPTQQVRLLDTARGEAISLETTAPLDLVVVWSDPPRPMVCLEPWTAPRGALLSGDRLQRLAPGEALDLLTRYRLTPA, from the coding sequence ATGCCCCTCAGCCAACGCGCCGAGCCCTACCCCCACTGGACTTACACCCACCCCGCCACGGGCGATCAGTTGCTACTGGTGCCTGAACGGGGCGGCCTGGTGACGGGCTGGAGCAGCGCCGGCCGCGAGCGGCTCTATTTCGATGCGGCGCGTTTCGCCGATCCGGCCCTCTCGGTGCGCGGCGGCATCCCGGTGCTGTTTCCGATCTGCGGCGGCCTGCCGGATCACCCGTTGCCCCAGCACGGCTTCGCCCGTGACCGGCCCTGGTCGCTGGCGCTGCTGGAGGACGGCGAGGGGGTGCGGCTGCAGCTGTGCGACGACCCCAGCACCCTGGCCCTGTTTCCCCATCCCTTCCGCCTGAGCCTGGAGGTGCGCCCCCAGAGTGCGGCGCTGGAGATCCGGGTCCGGGTGGAGAACCCGGGGGATCAGCCCTTGCCGTTCAGCTTCGGGCTCCATCCCTATTTTCAGGTCACGTCCCTGGAAGAGGCGCGGATCGAGGGGTTGCCTGAGCAGGTGGTGAACCAGCTCACGATGGAGCCGGCCACCAGCGCCGAACTGCTGGAGGGCTTGCCGCAGGGGGTGGACTTGCTGGCTGCCCCGACGCAGCAGGTGCGACTGCTGGACACGGCAAGGGGCGAGGCGATCAGCCTGGAGACCACGGCCCCGTTGGATCTGGTGGTGGTCTGGAGCGATCCGCCCCGGCCGATGGTCTGCCTGGAGCCCTGGACGGCCCCCCGTGGCGCCCTGCTCAGTGGCGACCGGCTGCAGCGACTGGCTCCCGGAGAAGCGTTGGATCTGCTGACCCGCTACAGGCTGACGCCGGCCTGA
- a CDS encoding alpha/beta fold hydrolase, with the protein MAPWSYLDHSVFSLSRTPDAPVGPALLLVHGFGASTDHWRFNIPVLAERHEVHAIDLLGFGRSAKPEGLAYGGDLWRDQLATYVRECIGRPTVLVGNSLGGYSALAAAVALGELAAGVVLLNAAGPFSAEQREPQGWGAIARATVGSALLRSPVLQRLLFENLRRPATIRRTLNQVYVDRTNVDAELVEAIRRPSRDPGAFGVFRTVFDIPRGQPLDGLFEQLQAPLLLIWGLKDPWINAEGRRARFLAHAPAGTREVLLEAGHCPHDEVPAVVNKELLGWLAELQDPRPLPPSP; encoded by the coding sequence ATGGCCCCCTGGTCGTATCTGGACCATTCCGTGTTCAGCCTGTCTCGCACCCCGGACGCCCCGGTGGGGCCTGCCCTGCTGCTGGTGCATGGGTTCGGGGCCTCCACGGACCACTGGCGCTTCAACATCCCGGTGCTGGCGGAGCGCCACGAGGTGCACGCCATCGACCTGCTCGGCTTCGGCCGCAGCGCCAAGCCGGAGGGACTGGCCTACGGCGGCGACCTCTGGCGCGATCAGCTGGCGACCTACGTGCGCGAGTGCATCGGCCGCCCCACCGTGCTCGTGGGTAACTCCCTGGGGGGCTACTCCGCCCTCGCGGCCGCGGTGGCCCTGGGCGAGCTGGCGGCGGGGGTGGTGCTGCTCAACGCCGCCGGCCCGTTCAGCGCCGAACAACGGGAGCCGCAGGGCTGGGGCGCCATCGCCCGGGCCACAGTGGGTTCGGCCTTGCTGCGCAGCCCTGTGCTGCAGCGGCTGCTGTTCGAGAACCTGCGCCGGCCGGCGACGATCCGCCGCACCCTCAACCAGGTGTATGTGGATCGCACCAACGTGGATGCGGAGCTGGTGGAAGCGATCCGGCGGCCCTCCAGGGATCCTGGTGCCTTTGGGGTCTTCCGCACCGTCTTCGACATCCCCCGCGGCCAGCCCCTCGATGGGCTGTTTGAGCAGCTCCAGGCGCCCTTGCTGCTGATCTGGGGCCTGAAGGATCCCTGGATCAACGCCGAGGGGCGTCGGGCCCGGTTCCTCGCCCATGCCCCCGCCGGCACCCGTGAGGTGCTGCTGGAGGCGGGCCACTGCCCCCACGATGAGGTGCCGGCGGTGGTGAACAAGGAGCTGCTGGGCTGGCTGGCCGAGCTCCAGGATCCGCGTCCACTGCCCCCTTCACCCTGA
- a CDS encoding methyltransferase family protein codes for MSHPLPETLRGWGLSWGGWLDNRRGEWWLLAQLLLIALLLLLPAFPPPAALGLVWPLALRLLGAGAVAVGLAQALRAFLNLGPSLTPLPDPMPGAPLVTTGAYGRVRHPLYQAVLIAALGMALALGSVLHLLLLLALAAVLGGKARREERQLLLQHPDYAGYRTSTAAIVPGLPWLDWRA; via the coding sequence ATGAGCCATCCCCTGCCGGAGACCCTCAGGGGCTGGGGCCTGAGCTGGGGCGGCTGGCTGGACAACCGCCGCGGGGAGTGGTGGCTGCTGGCCCAGCTGCTGCTGATCGCCCTGCTGCTGCTGCTGCCAGCTTTTCCACCCCCGGCCGCCCTTGGGTTGGTGTGGCCCCTGGCCCTGCGGCTGCTGGGTGCCGGCGCCGTGGCCGTCGGACTGGCGCAAGCTCTGCGCGCCTTCCTGAACCTGGGGCCCAGCCTCACCCCCCTGCCGGACCCCATGCCCGGGGCGCCCCTGGTGACCACGGGGGCCTATGGCCGGGTGCGTCACCCGCTCTATCAGGCCGTTCTGATCGCTGCCCTGGGGATGGCCCTGGCCCTCGGCAGCGTCCTGCACCTGCTGCTGCTGCTGGCCCTGGCCGCTGTGCTTGGCGGCAAGGCCCGGCGCGAGGAGCGGCAGCTGCTGCTCCAACACCCGGATTACGCCGGTTACCGCACCTCCACGGCGGCGATCGTGCCGGGGCTGCCCTGGCTCGACTGGCGCGCCTGA
- a CDS encoding phosphoketolase produces MEPLTIEVDPQSLVDPGAEELALIDAWWRAANYLAVGMIYLQDNPLLREPLRPEHIKNRLLGHWGSSPGQAFIWAHANRMIRRHDLDMIYLSGPGHGAPGVLGPTYLDGSYSAVYPDKSQDADGMRRFFKQFSFPGHIGSHCTPETPGSIHEGGELGYVLSHACGAVFDNPELIALACVGDGEAETGPLATSWHINKFLNPISDGAVLPVLHLNGYKIANPTLLARIGHQELEHLMRGYGWNPLFVEGHEPEAMHRAMAAAMDQAVGQILAIRQQARSSGEAFRPAWPMIVLRSPKGWTGPTELNGKKLEGFWRSHQVPLPAPNKDPEQLRMLEDWLRSYRPEELFDAGGTLIPELQSLSPAGGRRMGSNPHANGGQLRRKLQLPPISHYAVPVDQPGQEEVENTAPLGALLRDTIARNPDSLRVFGPDETASNRLQAIYEVSKKVWMEELLPEDVGGGELSRSGRVVEMLSEHTLVGMMEGYLLTGRYGFFHTYEAFAHVIASMFNQHAKWLESCIHHAPWRAPIGPWNCLISSTVWRQDHNGFTHQDPGFIDLAGNKSGEVVRVYLPADANSLLAVAEEAFLETNVCNIIVSDKQKHLQYLSLEQAQRHVAKGIGLWEWASNDDRGTEPDNPDVVMACAGDIPTKETLAAVEILRSEIPQLRVRVINVVKLFALTQPSEHPHGLSDRDFDSLFTTDRPVMFNFHGYPWLIHRLTYNRTNHANFHVRGYKEKGNINTPLELAMNNQIDRFNLVIDVIDRVPSLGSRAAHVKERMKDLILENRAYAHTHGMDSPDVTDWRWNPALEDRL; encoded by the coding sequence ATGGAACCCCTCACGATCGAGGTCGACCCGCAGAGCCTGGTTGACCCCGGCGCGGAGGAACTGGCCCTGATCGACGCCTGGTGGCGGGCGGCCAACTACCTGGCCGTGGGAATGATCTACTTGCAGGACAACCCCCTGCTACGGGAGCCGCTGCGGCCCGAGCACATCAAGAACCGGCTGCTGGGCCACTGGGGCTCCAGTCCGGGTCAGGCGTTCATCTGGGCCCACGCCAACCGGATGATCCGCCGGCACGACCTGGACATGATCTACCTGTCGGGGCCGGGCCATGGAGCTCCGGGGGTGCTGGGCCCCACCTACCTCGATGGCAGCTACAGCGCGGTCTATCCCGACAAATCCCAGGACGCCGATGGGATGCGGCGCTTCTTCAAGCAATTCTCCTTCCCCGGCCACATCGGCAGCCACTGCACCCCCGAAACCCCGGGCTCGATCCACGAGGGGGGCGAACTGGGCTATGTGCTCTCCCACGCCTGCGGCGCGGTGTTCGACAACCCGGAGCTGATCGCCCTGGCCTGCGTCGGTGACGGGGAGGCCGAGACCGGCCCCCTGGCCACCTCCTGGCACATCAACAAGTTCCTCAATCCGATCAGCGATGGCGCCGTGCTGCCGGTGCTGCACCTGAACGGCTACAAGATCGCCAACCCCACCCTGCTGGCCCGCATCGGCCATCAGGAACTGGAGCATCTGATGCGCGGTTACGGCTGGAATCCGCTGTTCGTGGAAGGGCACGAACCGGAGGCCATGCACCGGGCGATGGCCGCGGCGATGGATCAGGCGGTGGGGCAGATCCTGGCCATCCGCCAGCAGGCCCGCTCCAGCGGTGAGGCCTTCCGGCCCGCCTGGCCGATGATCGTGCTGCGCTCCCCCAAGGGCTGGACCGGTCCGACGGAACTCAACGGCAAGAAGCTGGAGGGTTTCTGGCGCTCCCACCAGGTGCCGCTGCCGGCGCCGAACAAGGATCCCGAGCAGTTGCGGATGCTGGAGGACTGGCTGCGCAGCTACCGGCCCGAGGAGCTGTTCGACGCGGGCGGAACCCTGATCCCGGAGCTGCAGAGCCTCTCACCGGCAGGCGGCCGCCGCATGGGCTCCAACCCCCATGCCAACGGCGGCCAGCTGCGCCGCAAGCTGCAGCTGCCGCCGATCTCCCACTACGCCGTGCCGGTGGATCAGCCCGGCCAGGAGGAGGTGGAGAACACCGCGCCGCTCGGGGCCCTGTTGCGCGACACCATTGCCCGCAACCCCGATTCCCTGCGGGTGTTCGGGCCCGATGAAACCGCCTCGAACCGGCTGCAGGCGATCTACGAGGTCAGCAAGAAGGTCTGGATGGAGGAACTGCTTCCGGAAGACGTGGGCGGCGGCGAACTGAGCCGTTCAGGTCGTGTGGTGGAGATGCTCAGCGAGCACACCCTGGTGGGAATGATGGAGGGCTACCTGCTCACCGGGCGCTACGGCTTCTTCCACACCTATGAGGCCTTCGCCCATGTGATCGCCTCGATGTTCAACCAGCACGCCAAGTGGCTGGAATCCTGCATCCACCACGCCCCCTGGCGCGCCCCGATCGGCCCCTGGAACTGCCTGATTTCCAGCACCGTCTGGCGCCAGGACCACAACGGCTTCACCCACCAGGACCCGGGCTTCATCGACCTGGCCGGGAACAAGAGCGGCGAGGTGGTGCGTGTGTATCTTCCGGCCGATGCCAACTCCCTGCTGGCGGTGGCCGAGGAGGCCTTCCTGGAAACCAACGTCTGCAACATCATCGTTTCCGACAAGCAGAAGCATCTGCAATACCTCTCCCTGGAGCAGGCCCAGCGGCATGTGGCCAAGGGAATCGGCCTCTGGGAGTGGGCCAGCAACGACGACCGGGGCACCGAACCCGACAACCCGGATGTGGTGATGGCCTGCGCCGGCGACATCCCCACCAAGGAGACCCTCGCCGCCGTCGAGATCCTGCGCAGCGAAATTCCGCAGCTCAGAGTCCGGGTGATCAACGTGGTCAAGCTGTTTGCTCTCACCCAGCCGAGCGAGCACCCGCACGGGCTGAGCGACCGGGATTTCGACAGCCTGTTCACCACCGATCGGCCTGTGATGTTCAACTTCCACGGCTACCCCTGGTTGATCCACCGGCTCACCTACAACCGCACCAACCACGCCAATTTCCACGTTCGCGGGTACAAGGAAAAGGGCAACATCAACACCCCTTTGGAGCTGGCGATGAACAATCAGATCGACCGCTTCAACCTGGTGATCGACGTGATCGACCGGGTGCCCTCCCTGGGCTCCCGCGCCGCCCACGTGAAGGAACGCATGAAGGATCTGATCCTCGAGAACCGCGCCTACGCCCATACTCACGGCATGGACAGCCCTGACGTGACCGACTGGCGCTGGAACCCCGCCCTGGAGGATCGGCTTTGA
- a CDS encoding glycogen/starch/alpha-glucan phosphorylase encodes MELRLPTPGCNADTNRNGLTADDVFAGMTEHLFFSLGKLAPAANHHDLYMALSHAVRDRLMTRYLAGIEAISATPKRVVAYLSAEFLVGPQLGNNLLMLGIQEQASEALRRFGVNSLEQITEMEEEPGLGNGGLGRLAACYLESLSSLEIPATGYGIRYEFGIFDQLIRDGWQVEITDKWLKGGWPWEVPHPDQSCFVGFGGRTESYQDDLGHYRVRWIPVEHAIGIPHDVPVLGYRVNTCNRLRLWRADAAESFDFYAFNIGDFYGAVEEKVGSETLSKVLYPNDGTDEGRRLRLKQQHFFVSCSLQDMLRSLERRGLPVTDFPKHWTVQLNDTHPAIAVAELMRLLIDDKRLTWDQAWEITSQSLAYTNHTLLPEALEKWGLDLFGSLLPRHLELIFEINRRFLQQVRLRFPGNEAILRKVSIIDEEGRKAVRMAHLATVASHHVNGVAALHSDLVKSQLFPEFASLWPEKFTNITNGVTPRRWLALANPPLAALVSEAIGEGWVADLAQLRRLEPLQHDRSFLERWEQSKLAGKKHLAQYIHRTNGLLVDPSSLFDVQVKRIHEYKRQHLNALQVIAQYLRIKNGLADGEAPRTVIFGGKAAPGYYMAKLIIRFINGIAETINSDPDMEGRLRVVFLADYTVKLGEKVYPSADLSEQISTAGLEASGTGNMKFAMNGALTIGTLDGANVEIREQVEAENFFLFGHTTEEIATLHASGYRPWDLVHTIEELPEVIRLVEQGHFSHGDGDLFRPLLQNLIGRDPFYVFADFSAYLKAQQEVNRAWADRERWNRMSLLNSARSGFFSSDRSIGEYAERIWQVAPFPVTISCDLD; translated from the coding sequence ATGGAGCTAAGGCTGCCCACCCCGGGCTGCAACGCGGACACCAACCGCAACGGCCTCACCGCTGACGACGTGTTCGCCGGCATGACCGAGCACCTGTTCTTCAGCCTCGGCAAGCTCGCCCCCGCCGCCAACCACCACGACCTCTACATGGCCCTGAGCCATGCGGTGCGCGACCGGCTGATGACCCGCTACCTGGCGGGCATCGAGGCGATCAGCGCCACCCCTAAGCGGGTGGTGGCCTACCTCTCGGCCGAGTTCCTGGTCGGGCCCCAGCTGGGCAACAACCTGTTGATGCTGGGCATCCAGGAGCAGGCCAGCGAAGCCCTGCGCCGCTTCGGGGTGAATTCCCTGGAACAGATCACCGAGATGGAGGAGGAACCGGGCCTGGGCAACGGCGGTCTCGGTCGCCTGGCGGCCTGCTACCTGGAATCCCTCTCCAGCCTGGAAATCCCCGCCACCGGCTACGGCATCCGCTACGAGTTCGGGATCTTCGACCAGCTGATTCGCGATGGCTGGCAGGTGGAGATCACCGACAAGTGGCTTAAGGGGGGCTGGCCCTGGGAGGTGCCCCACCCGGACCAATCCTGCTTCGTGGGCTTCGGTGGCCGCACCGAGAGCTACCAGGACGACCTGGGCCACTACCGCGTGCGCTGGATCCCGGTGGAGCATGCTATCGGCATTCCCCATGACGTGCCGGTGCTGGGCTACCGGGTCAACACCTGCAACCGCCTGAGGCTGTGGCGCGCCGACGCCGCCGAAAGCTTCGACTTCTACGCCTTCAACATCGGCGACTTCTACGGCGCCGTCGAGGAGAAGGTGGGGTCGGAAACCCTCTCCAAGGTGCTCTACCCCAACGACGGCACCGACGAGGGCCGCCGGCTGCGGCTCAAGCAGCAGCACTTCTTCGTCAGCTGTTCCCTGCAGGACATGCTGCGCAGCCTGGAGCGCCGCGGCCTGCCGGTGACGGACTTCCCCAAGCACTGGACGGTGCAGCTGAACGACACCCATCCGGCGATCGCCGTGGCCGAGCTGATGCGGCTCCTGATCGACGACAAGCGTCTGACCTGGGATCAGGCCTGGGAGATCACCAGCCAGTCACTGGCCTACACGAACCACACGCTCCTGCCCGAAGCGCTCGAGAAATGGGGCCTCGACCTGTTCGGCAGCCTGCTGCCCCGCCACCTGGAGCTGATCTTCGAGATCAACCGTCGCTTCCTGCAACAGGTGCGCCTGCGCTTCCCCGGCAACGAAGCGATCCTGCGCAAGGTGTCGATCATCGATGAGGAGGGTCGCAAGGCGGTGCGCATGGCCCACCTGGCCACCGTGGCCAGCCACCACGTCAATGGGGTCGCCGCCCTGCACAGTGATCTGGTGAAAAGCCAGCTCTTCCCGGAGTTCGCCAGCCTCTGGCCCGAGAAGTTCACCAACATCACCAACGGCGTCACGCCCAGGCGCTGGCTGGCCCTGGCCAATCCACCGCTGGCCGCTCTGGTGAGCGAGGCGATCGGTGAGGGCTGGGTCGCCGACCTCGCTCAGCTGCGCCGGCTGGAGCCCCTCCAGCACGATCGGTCCTTCCTGGAGCGCTGGGAGCAGAGCAAGCTCGCCGGCAAGAAACATCTCGCCCAGTACATCCACCGCACCAACGGCCTGCTGGTGGATCCTTCCTCCCTGTTCGATGTGCAGGTGAAGCGGATTCACGAATACAAGCGCCAACACCTCAACGCCCTGCAGGTGATCGCCCAGTACCTGCGCATCAAGAATGGCCTGGCTGATGGTGAAGCGCCGCGCACGGTGATCTTCGGCGGCAAGGCAGCGCCGGGCTACTACATGGCCAAACTTATTATTCGTTTTATCAACGGCATCGCCGAAACAATCAACTCCGACCCTGACATGGAGGGTCGTCTGCGGGTGGTGTTCCTGGCGGACTACACCGTGAAGCTTGGGGAAAAGGTCTACCCCTCCGCCGATCTCTCCGAGCAGATCTCCACCGCCGGCCTGGAGGCCTCAGGCACCGGCAACATGAAGTTCGCCATGAATGGCGCCCTCACCATCGGCACCCTCGATGGGGCCAACGTGGAGATCCGCGAGCAGGTGGAAGCGGAGAACTTCTTCCTGTTCGGCCACACCACCGAGGAAATCGCCACCCTGCACGCCTCGGGCTATCGCCCCTGGGATCTGGTGCACACGATCGAGGAACTGCCGGAGGTGATTCGCCTGGTGGAGCAGGGGCATTTCAGCCACGGTGATGGAGATCTGTTCCGCCCGCTGCTGCAGAACCTCATCGGCCGCGATCCCTTCTACGTGTTCGCCGACTTCAGCGCCTACCTCAAGGCCCAGCAGGAGGTGAACCGGGCCTGGGCCGATCGGGAGCGCTGGAACCGGATGTCGCTGTTGAACTCCGCCCGCTCGGGCTTCTTCTCCTCCGACCGCTCCATCGGTGAATACGCCGAGCGCATCTGGCAGGTGGCCCCCTTCCCCGTCACCATCAGCTGCGATCTCGACTGA
- a CDS encoding acetate/propionate family kinase, which yields MELALVVNLGSSSLKGAVIDRAGERLWQGQGPGGSGASPWLAEQLEPWRGRLTLAAHRVVHGGERFSGPARITPELVEALEALVPLAPLHNGPALALIRALIAWDPALEQWACFDTAFHHHLPEAAYTYALPARWRAQGLRRFGFHGLNHQHVSETVAARLGHPTQLRLISCHLGAGCSLAAIQAGRSIDTTMGYTPLEGLVMASRSGSVDPGLLLHLMREGLRPDQIDQALSRESGLLGLSELSGDWAELRRAAAAGHRGARLALAVFQHRLLAGIGAMAASLGGVDAIALSGGIGANDALLEIELRERLGWLGPIEWLRVPSDEEGLMARQCLALATAA from the coding sequence GTGGAGCTTGCCCTGGTGGTGAATCTGGGCAGCTCCAGCCTCAAGGGCGCGGTGATCGATCGCGCCGGGGAGCGGCTCTGGCAGGGGCAGGGCCCCGGCGGCAGCGGGGCATCGCCCTGGTTGGCAGAGCAGCTGGAGCCCTGGCGCGGCCGACTGACCCTGGCGGCCCACCGGGTGGTGCACGGGGGAGAGCGCTTCAGCGGGCCGGCCCGGATCACACCGGAACTGGTGGAAGCGCTGGAGGCGCTGGTGCCCCTGGCGCCGCTCCACAACGGGCCCGCCCTGGCCTTGATTCGCGCCTTGATCGCTTGGGATCCGGCGCTCGAGCAGTGGGCCTGCTTCGACACCGCCTTCCACCACCACCTCCCGGAGGCCGCCTACACCTATGCCCTGCCGGCGCGCTGGCGGGCCCAGGGGCTGCGGCGCTTCGGCTTCCACGGCCTCAACCACCAGCACGTGAGCGAGACGGTGGCCGCCCGCCTGGGCCACCCCACGCAACTTCGGCTGATCAGCTGCCACCTGGGGGCGGGTTGCTCCCTGGCGGCGATCCAGGCCGGCCGCAGCATCGACACCACCATGGGCTACACCCCCCTGGAGGGTCTGGTGATGGCCAGCCGCAGCGGCTCTGTGGACCCCGGCCTGCTGCTGCATCTGATGCGCGAGGGCCTGCGCCCCGATCAGATCGATCAGGCCCTCAGCCGCGAAAGCGGCCTGCTCGGTCTCTCGGAGCTCAGTGGCGACTGGGCCGAGCTGCGCCGCGCCGCCGCCGCGGGCCACCGGGGCGCCAGGCTGGCCCTCGCCGTGTTTCAGCACCGGCTGCTGGCGGGCATCGGAGCCATGGCCGCCAGCCTCGGCGGAGTCGATGCCATCGCCCTCAGCGGCGGCATCGGCGCCAACGATGCCCTGTTGGAGATCGAGCTCAGGGAGCGGCTGGGCTGGCTGGGGCCGATCGAATGGCTGCGCGTTCCCTCCGATGAGGAAGGCCTGATGGCCCGCCAATGCCTGGCACTGGCAACCGCGGCTTAG
- the rnc gene encoding ribonuclease III, which translates to MSITSERRQQLVAFLASLGLEEPPDLGPIDEALTHTSAGRARNHEHLEFLGDAVLRLAASEHLQRHHPQLSVGACSALRAQLVSDRALADLGAACGIESVLLQAEATRRDPLAAPTVRAESTEALIGGLYEAWGSLEPVHRWLAPHWQRATAELLADPHRHNWKQALQEWSQGLGLGLPSYAVEERHSSHGHPERFHGRVQLAGKPLGEGYGRSRRDAEQQAARQALERLKQEQPSP; encoded by the coding sequence ATGTCGATCACGAGCGAACGCCGCCAGCAGTTGGTTGCCTTCCTGGCGTCCCTGGGGCTGGAGGAGCCCCCGGATCTGGGCCCGATCGATGAGGCCCTGACCCACACCTCCGCCGGCCGGGCCCGCAACCATGAGCACCTGGAGTTCCTGGGCGATGCGGTGCTCAGGCTGGCGGCGTCCGAACACCTGCAACGCCACCACCCGCAACTCAGCGTTGGTGCTTGCTCAGCCCTGCGCGCCCAGCTGGTGAGCGACCGAGCCCTGGCCGACCTCGGCGCCGCCTGTGGGATCGAATCAGTGTTGCTGCAAGCGGAGGCCACCCGCCGCGACCCGCTGGCCGCCCCCACCGTGCGCGCCGAGAGCACCGAAGCGCTGATCGGTGGCCTCTACGAAGCCTGGGGCAGCCTGGAGCCCGTGCACCGCTGGCTGGCGCCCCATTGGCAGCGCGCCACCGCCGAGCTGCTGGCGGACCCTCACCGCCACAACTGGAAGCAGGCGCTGCAGGAATGGAGCCAGGGCTTGGGGCTGGGGCTGCCGAGCTACGCGGTCGAGGAACGCCACAGCAGCCATGGCCACCCGGAGCGCTTCCATGGCCGGGTGCAGCTGGCGGGGAAACCCCTGGGTGAGGGTTACGGCCGCTCGCGCCGCGATGCGGAGCAACAGGCGGCCCGTCAGGCCCTGGAGCGGTTGAAGCAGGAGCAGCCCAGCCCCTGA
- a CDS encoding NAD(P)H dehydrogenase subunit NdhS produces the protein MAELILPGSTVVVRDARSIYDGYRGFVQRISDVRAAVLFEGGNWDKLVTLPLKHLEKV, from the coding sequence ATGGCTGAACTGATCCTGCCGGGCTCCACCGTGGTGGTGCGCGACGCCCGCTCCATCTACGACGGCTACCGCGGCTTCGTGCAGCGCATCAGCGATGTGCGGGCGGCGGTGCTGTTCGAGGGCGGCAACTGGGACAAGCTGGTGACCCTGCCCCTCAAGCACCTGGAAAAGGTCTGA
- the rimM gene encoding ribosome maturation factor RimM (Essential for efficient processing of 16S rRNA), with translation MDEWLMVGKVVAAQGLRGELRVVPRSDFPERFTAPGPRWLRLKQAEPRPVDLVAGRQLPGKELFVVRLAGIDSREAAEALVGQELLVRGDDRPELAEGEFHLSDLVGLQVRLEADGRSIGTVVDLLSAGNDLLEVELNAEGAGEGKGRRVLVPFVEAIVPTVNLAEGWLGLTPPPGLLDS, from the coding sequence ATGGATGAGTGGCTGATGGTGGGCAAGGTGGTGGCGGCGCAGGGTCTGCGCGGAGAGCTGCGCGTGGTGCCCCGCAGCGATTTCCCGGAACGTTTCACCGCCCCCGGACCCCGCTGGTTGCGCCTGAAGCAGGCAGAACCCCGCCCGGTGGATCTGGTGGCCGGGCGGCAGCTGCCGGGCAAAGAGCTGTTCGTGGTGCGCCTGGCGGGCATCGACAGCCGCGAGGCCGCCGAAGCCCTCGTCGGCCAGGAACTGCTGGTGCGCGGCGACGACCGGCCGGAGCTGGCCGAGGGGGAGTTCCACCTCAGTGACCTGGTCGGTCTGCAGGTGCGGCTCGAGGCCGATGGCCGCAGCATCGGCACCGTGGTCGATCTGCTCTCGGCCGGCAACGATCTGCTGGAGGTGGAACTCAACGCCGAAGGTGCGGGGGAGGGGAAGGGGAGGCGCGTGCTGGTGCCGTTCGTCGAGGCGATCGTGCCCACGGTGAACCTTGCCGAGGGTTGGCTGGGCCTGACACCACCACCGGGGTTGTTGGATTCCTGA